From a single Silene latifolia isolate original U9 population chromosome 6, ASM4854445v1, whole genome shotgun sequence genomic region:
- the LOC141586204 gene encoding 3-ketoacyl-CoA synthase 1, whose translation MTSINMEKERLMAEMDFKDESSIVIKIRRKLPDFLQSVKLKYVKLGYGSYSCKAPTTIIIFLVALPLLISTLVQLTGLRRDRVSDLWMNRDTATGLTGFVVLIIALGLYWVKRPRPVYLVDFACYKPEDQRKLSTESFVKLTEDSGGFEEETVNFQKKIARRSGLGDETYCAKGITSKPPNFSMSSARAESESVIFNTVDALLEKTGVRPEDIDILIVNCSLFNPNPSLSSMIVNRYKLKPTIKTFNLGGMGCSAGLISIDLAKHLLRANPNSYALVFSTENITQNWYFGNDRSMLLCNCIFRMGGAAVLLSNKAEDKSRSKYELVHTVRTHKGSDANSFNCVYQKEDDKGFIGVSLARELMAVAGDALKTNITTLGPLVLPWSEQFMFFVTLVRRKVLKHVKVKPYIPDFKLAFEHFCIHAGGRAVLDEMQKNMQLSDWHMEPSRMTLHRFGNTSSSSLWYELSYTEAKGRVKRGDRVWQIAFGSGFKCNSAVWKALREVEVGMSKTNPWLDSIDKYPVKIAL comes from the coding sequence ATGACGAGTATAAACATGGAGAAGGAGAGATTAATGGCGGAGATGGATTTCAAAGACGAATCGTCGATTGTAATCAAAATCCGTCGTAAATTACCCGATTTTTTACAGTCGGTAAAGCTTAAGTACGTGAAATTAGGGTACGGGAGTTACTCATGCAAAGCTCCTACTACTATCATTATTTTCCTAGTTGCTCTGCCTCTTTTAATTTCAACTTTGGTTCAACTTACCGGTCTAAGAAGGGACCGGGTTTCTGATTTATGGATGAACCGGGATACGGCTACCGGTCTTACCGGTTTTGTTGTGTTGATTATAGCTCTTGGTCTATATTGGGTTAAGAGGCCTAGACCGGTCTATTTAGTTGATTTTGCATGCTACAAACCCGAAGACCAAAGAAAATTGTCGACCGAGTCATTCGTGAAATTAACTGAAGATAGCGGTGGGTTCGAGGAAGAAACCGTaaattttcaaaagaaaattGCGAGGAGGTCCGGTTTAGGGGACGAGACGTATTGCGCTAAGGGTATTACTTCTAAACCGCCTAATTTTTCGATGTCCTCAGCTCGTGCTGAGTCGGAGTCTGTCATCTTTAATACGGTCGATGCACTCCTAGAAAAAACCGGTGTCCGACCCGAGGATATTGACATATTAATAGTGAATTGTAGTCTATTTAACCCGAACCCGTCACTTTCTTCAATGATAGTGAACCGGTATAAGCTTAAACCCACAATTAAGACATTTAACCTAGGTGGAATGGGTTGTAGTGCGGGTCTAATATCGATCGACTTAGCCAAACATTTATTACGGGCCAACCCGAATTCTTATGCATTGGTCTTTAGTACCGAAAATATTACGCAAAATTGGTATTTTGGTAACGACCGGTCCATGTTATTATGTAACTGTATATTTCGAATGGGTGGGGCCGCTGTTTTATTGTCTAATAAGGCAGAAGATAAGTCAAGGTCAAAGTACGAGCTGGTTCACACTGTCCGGACCCACAAGGGTTCGGACGCAAATAGTTTCAATTGTGTGTATCAAAAAGAAGATGACAAGGGGTTCATTGGCGTGTCCCTAGCACGTGAATTGATGGCGGTTGCAGGGGATGCACTTAAAACTAACATAACTACGCTCGGACCACTTGTGTTACCCTGGTCCGAGCAATTTATGTTTTTTGTCACATTGGTTCGGAGAAAAGTCCTAAAACATGTTAAGGTTAAGCCTTACATTCCGGACTTTAAATTAGCGTTTGAACATTTTTGTATACACGCGGGTGGGCGAGCGGTCCTAGACGAAATGCAAAAGAACATGCAATTAAGTGATTGGCACATGGAACCATCAAGAATGACACTTCATAGGTTCGGTAACACGTCTAGTAGTTCGTTATGGTATGAATTGAGTTACACTGAAGCTAAGGGACGAGTGAAGCGTGGTGATCGAGTTTGGCAGATTGCGTTTGGGTCGGGTTTTAAGTGTAATAGCGCGGTTTGGAAGGCGTTGAGAGAAGTTGAGGTGGGTATGTCTAAGACAAACCCATGGCTTGATTCAATTGACAAGTATCCTGTGAAGATAGCTCTTTGA